CCGCGTCGCCGTCAATCGCATTTGGCGGCAACTCTTCGGCAGCGGCATCGTGACCAGCGTCGACAACTTCGGCGTGATCGGCGAACGCCCCAGCCATCCTGAGTTGCTCGATTATCTCGCTGCGCAGTTCATGGAGTCGAACTGGTCTACAAAACGCCTCATCCGCGAAATCATGCTCAGCCGTACCTACCAGCTGGGCACGCGTTTCCAGGAAGCGAACAGCAGCCGAGATCCGAACAATGTCTTGCTCTGGCGGATGACGCCGCGGCGACTTGAGGTGGAGCCCTTCCGCGACGCAGTTCTCTCGATCAGCGGTGCGCTCGACCTGCAACCGCCGCGCGGTCCGCACATCGGCCTCGTGCGAAATGGCTTGCTCGAAGAGAATCCCAAACTCGCGGAGATCCACAAAGAATCGAATCGCCGCACGATCTATCTGCCAATCGTTCGCGGGCAGTTGCAGGAGATGCTGCAGACGTTCGACTTCGCCGATCCGAACCTGCTCATCGCCCAGCGCGATGAGCGAACGATTCCGTCGCAATCTCTCTTCATGCTCAACAGCCCTTGGCTGTGGGCGCAGGCGAAATTGGCAGCCGAGCGGATGTTGTCGCTGAAGATGAACGACGATCAAGCGAAGCTGAACTGGTTGTTTCAGGCATTCTTTTGCCGAGCCGCAACCAAGGATGAACATGCGACGCTGTTGAAATTCATCGCAGCTCAGCGTGAGCGAGTCCAAGGCGACGAAGTGGTAGTGTGGATGCACGTTGTTCAGGCACTCTATGCCAGCGCGGAGTTTCGGTACCTGCAATGAACGCTCTCAACTATTCTCGTCGTCAAATGCTGCAACGAGTCTCTTGCGGCTTTGGCATGGTCGCGTTTGCTGGCTTGTGCGGTGAGGAAGCCCGCGCGAATAAGCTCGTTGCCGAGAAAGGTCCGCTCGCGCCGAAGGAGCCGCACTTTGCGGCCCGGGCCAAGCGGATCATCTTTTTGTGCATGCATGGCGGGCCGACGCATGTCGAGACGTTTGACTACAAACCCAAGTTGCAAGCCGATGACGGGAAGCCGTCGCACAAGAATCCAAATTTGCAGTATCTGGCGTCGCGGTGGGAGTTCAAACAGCGCGGCGAGAGCGGCTTGTGGGTTAGCGAACTGTTTCCGCATGTGGCTCAGCACGCCGATGAGTTGTGCTTGCTCAACGGCTGTCTGACTGACAATCCGAATCATCCGCAGGCGCTCGATCAGCTCCACACCGGCAGCTTTCAATTCATCCGCCCGAGCGTCGGCGCTTGGACGCTGTACGGCCTAGGCACCGAGAATCAATCGCTGCCGGGCTTCGTGACGATCAGTCCGAAGAGCGGTACCGCGCGGCAGTACGGCAGTGCGTTTCTGCCCGCCCTTTATCAAGGCACGCCGGTCGGCGAGCACGGCAAGGGAATCAGCCAAGCCGTTGTCAGCAACTTGGCCAATCCGAAGTTGACGGCAGGCGAACAGCGCGAGCAACTCGCGCTGGTGCAAGAGCTCAATCGCCAGGCTCTCGCTTCGCAGCAAGTGAATCCGAAGCTCGAAGGAGTCATTGAAGCGTATGAACTCGCCTTTCGGATGCAGAGCGAGTTCCCACGCGTGCTCGATACGAAGGAAGAAACGGCAGACACGCTGAAGGTCTACGGCATCGATGAGCCGGCGACGGCAGAGTTTGGGAAGCAGTGTTTGCTCGCACGGCGGTTTGCCGAAGCGGGCGTGCGGTACATTGAGATCACGCATGGCGACTGGGACGCCCACGGCAGTTTGCAGGCGATCATGGGGAACAACAGCCGCGCGACCGATAAGCCGATTGCTGGTCTGCTGGCCGATCTCAAGCAGCGCGGTTTGCTCAAGGATACGCTCGTCGTGTGGGGTGGCGAGTTCGGCCGCACGCCCGATGATCCGACTCGCAACGGCCGCGGGCACAATCACAAAGGTTATTCGATGTGGCTGTGTGGTGGCGGCGTGAAAGGTGGCACCGCCTACGGCCGGACTGATGATTACGGGTACGAAGCCATCGACGGCCGTGTTCACACGCACGATCTGCACGCGACAATGCTGCATCTGATGGGGCTCGATCACGAACGCCTCACCTATCGCTACGGCGGGCGGGACTTTCGCTTAACCGATGTGCATGGGCGCGTCGTGAAGGAAGTGCTGGCGTGAGGGATGGGGGAGGCGAGGTGCGAGAGGCGGGAGGCGAGATACGATGATGAATATCTGAATTCCCTCTCCTCAGTACTCCGGGTTTGCGCTGCTTTGTGCCTAAGTAATAAACGAGATAACCAAATGATTCGTCGAACCGCGTTGATGTTGTTGGCATTGGTATCGGCCTGCGCCATAAGCAGCGCCCAAGAGAAACCTGCTCCGAAGAAAACTGTCCGCCTCTTCACGATCGGCAACAGCTTTTCGCAAGATGCGACCTTCTTTCTCGATGACTTGGCCGCAGCGGATGGGAACTTGCTGATTCAAAAGGGGGCCTTTGTCGGCGGCAGTCCGCTGGAACTGCACTGGACTCGCGCTCAGCTGAATGAGAAGGACCCGACCGATAAAGCTGGCCAATACAACGGCAAAGGCTTGAAGGATCTGCTCGGCGAGGACAAGTATGACTTCGTCACGATTCAACAGGCGAGCATCAAAAGCCACAACATCGACACCTATCAGCCGTTTGCGACGAACCTGCGCGACTACGTGAAAAAGCACGCGCCGAATGCGGAACTGCTGCTGCACGAAACCTGGGCTTATCGCGTTGACGATCCGCGCTTCAACGTTGCCAAGCCGAAGGAAGGCGAGCCGAAGACGCAAAAGGACATGTACGAGATGCTCGCCAAATCGTACCGCACCGTCGCCGGTGAGTTGGGCGTGCGATTGATACCTGTTGGCGATGCTTTTTGGGCCGCCGACAACGACGCGCAGTGGGGCTACAAACCCGACACGAAGTTCGATCCCAAGACCGCCAAGTCCCCTGAGCTCCCCGACCAAAAGCACTCACTGCACGTCGGCCGCAAGTGGAGCAAGGATGCCAAGGGCGAAACCACCCTCGGCATGGACGGCCATCACTCGAGCACGGCGGGCCGCTACCTGGGCGCTTGCGTGTGGTACGAGATGCTTTTCAAGACGAGTTGCGTCGGCAATAAGTTCATTGCCGGCCTGGATGCGGATTACGCTCGCTTCTTGCAAGAGACGGCGCATGCTGCCGCAAAATAGTATTTTCCTAGCTTTAGCTGGAGTGGCTCTCCAGTAAGGACAGCGTATGCCCGCAGCCAATCAGAACGCGACGGTCTTCCCCTTCTTCAAGACCTTTGTTCTCCCTGCGCTCCTCATCTTTCTTGTTCCCCTCATCGGCTATTTCTTCTTTCGGCATGCGCAAAGTCGTTATGACGGCATGATGCGAGAGACGATCTTGAGCCAGGT
This region of Anatilimnocola floriformis genomic DNA includes:
- a CDS encoding DUF1501 domain-containing protein → MNALNYSRRQMLQRVSCGFGMVAFAGLCGEEARANKLVAEKGPLAPKEPHFAARAKRIIFLCMHGGPTHVETFDYKPKLQADDGKPSHKNPNLQYLASRWEFKQRGESGLWVSELFPHVAQHADELCLLNGCLTDNPNHPQALDQLHTGSFQFIRPSVGAWTLYGLGTENQSLPGFVTISPKSGTARQYGSAFLPALYQGTPVGEHGKGISQAVVSNLANPKLTAGEQREQLALVQELNRQALASQQVNPKLEGVIEAYELAFRMQSEFPRVLDTKEETADTLKVYGIDEPATAEFGKQCLLARRFAEAGVRYIEITHGDWDAHGSLQAIMGNNSRATDKPIAGLLADLKQRGLLKDTLVVWGGEFGRTPDDPTRNGRGHNHKGYSMWLCGGGVKGGTAYGRTDDYGYEAIDGRVHTHDLHATMLHLMGLDHERLTYRYGGRDFRLTDVHGRVVKEVLA
- a CDS encoding DUF4886 domain-containing protein, which encodes MIRRTALMLLALVSACAISSAQEKPAPKKTVRLFTIGNSFSQDATFFLDDLAAADGNLLIQKGAFVGGSPLELHWTRAQLNEKDPTDKAGQYNGKGLKDLLGEDKYDFVTIQQASIKSHNIDTYQPFATNLRDYVKKHAPNAELLLHETWAYRVDDPRFNVAKPKEGEPKTQKDMYEMLAKSYRTVAGELGVRLIPVGDAFWAADNDAQWGYKPDTKFDPKTAKSPELPDQKHSLHVGRKWSKDAKGETTLGMDGHHSSTAGRYLGACVWYEMLFKTSCVGNKFIAGLDADYARFLQETAHAAAK